From the genome of Methanocalculus alkaliphilus:
CACCGGATCGTTGGATACACGATTGTAAACAGCTTAAACGCGATCCTCACTCTCTCTCCAAACGAGTTCAACCGCATTTATGGATGGAGTACGGAGCGGGCACTGATCTTTACCGAGGTGTCAAGCGGGAAATCACCGATGGTCGCGATCCGGGTGACCCCGTTTAAGCCACCCTGTGTCATCCTTCAGGGGATACACCCGGATCTGGTGCATCCACTGGTATCAAAGCTTGCAGAGCGGGATCGCATCACGGTCTATTCAACAGAAGAGTCGATTGAAGACATCATTACTATTCTAAGGAGACAGGCATGGTAGGCATCATCACCTATGGGGCATATATCCCGCGGTTCCGGGTCAGGGTCGAGGAGATCGCACGGGTCTGGGGTGCAAACCCGGCCGAGATCACCGGCGGCCTCGGCGTCTTTGAGAAGTCGGTCCCCGACCTTGACGAGAATACCGCGACGATTGCAGTAGAGGCGGCACGTTCCGCCCTGGCACGAAGGAAGATCAATCCCGTTGATATCGGGGCGGTCTATGTCGGCTCCGAATCCCATCCCTATGCGGTCAAGCCGACGGCGGTCACCGTCGGTGAGGCGATCGGGGCGACACCGGTGATGACGGCGGCAGACTATGAGTTCGCCTGCAAGGCAGGGACCGCCGCCATCCAGACCTGCATGGGCCTCGTCGGGTCAGGCATGATCCGGTATGGCCTGGCCGTCGGTGCGGATATCGCACAGGGTGCTCCCGGGGATGCACTTGAATATACGGCAGCAGCCGGCGGGGCGGCGTTTCTCATCGGATCGGAAAACCCCATCGCCGAGATCACCCAGACGGTCTCCTATACAAGCGATACCCCTGACTTCTGGCGGCGGGAAGGCCAGCCCTATCCCCGCCATGGAGGACGGTTCTCCGGCGACCCCGGGTACTTCAAGCATGTCCTCGGGGCAAGCAGGCTCCTCTTTGAGCGGCAGGGGACCGAGGCGGCCGATTATGACTATGCCGTCTTCCATCAGCCCAACGCCAAGTTCCCGACGAGAGCCGCAAAGATGCTCGGCTTTTCGGATGAGAAGACAAAACCGGGGCTGGTCGTCCCGAAGATCGGAAACACCTACTCGGGTGCTTCCCCGGTTGGCCTTGCCGCAACCCTCGATATCGCAGAGCCGGGAGATCGGATCTTCGTCTGCAGCTATGGCTCCGGGTCCGGATCCGATGCCTTCGATATCAGGGTGACGGATGCGATAACAACGGAGATCAACCGGTCAAAGGCGCCAGCTGTAGCGGATCTCATCAGTGAGCCCCGGTACCTTGACTATGCACTGTATGCAAGACACAAAGGAAAGATCGTGATGCAGGAATGAGAGAAGTAGCAGTTATCGGGGTCGGATGCACGCAGTTTGGCGAACGCTGGGATACCTCGTTCCGGGAGCTCTTCGTCGAGGCGGGCACCCTCGCCATCGAGGATGCGGGCGTTGGCGGCGAGTCGATTGACGCATTGTATGTCGGCAATATGAGTGCAGGGAGGTTTGTTGAACAGGAGCATATCGGGGCACTCATCGCAGATTATGCAGGCCTCACCCATGCAGGCCATGTCCCTGCAACACGGGTCGAGGCGGCCTGCGCATCCGGTGGTCTGGCATTCCGGCAGGCTGTTCTTGCGGTTGCAAGCGGGATGGAGGATATCGTCGTTGCGGCGGGTGTTGAGAAGATGACCGATGCCGGGGACTCGACCGATGTCCTCTCAGCAGCAGCAGACCGTGAGTGGGAAGGGTTTGCAGGGGCGACCTTCCCCGGCCTCTATGCGATGATCGCAACCGATTATATGCACCGCTATCCGCTCACCCGTGATCAGCTCGCAAGTGTGGCGGTGAAGAACCATTACCACGGGTCGATGAACCCGATTGCACAGTTCCAAAACGAGATCACCATCGATACGGTTCTTCGTTCGACCCTTGTCGCCGATCCCCTCCGGCTCTTCGACTGCTCCCCGGTATCTGACGGGAGTGCGGCAGTCGTCGTCGCCCCGCTCGACCGGGCCAGGGAGTTCACCGATGCACCGGTGGCGGTGATCGGCTCAGCTCAGGCGAGCGACACGATTGCACTCCATGATCGCCGGGATATCTCGACCCTCGATGCATCGGTGGCAGCCGGTAACCGGGCATTTGCACAGGCAGGCGTGACGCGGAAGGATATCGATCTCATCGAGGTCCATGACTGTTTCACCATTGCGGAGATCTGTGCCATCGAGGATCTCGGGTTTGTGACGAAGGGCGAGGCCGGCACCTTCTATGAGGAAGGTCAGGCGTATATCGGCGGCGATCTCCCGGTGAACACCTCCGGTGGTCTGAAGGCCTGTGGACATCCGGTCGGTGCGACCGGGATCAAGCAGGTCTGGGAGATCGTCACCCAGCTCCGTGGCGAGGCGGGACGGCGGCAGGTGGATGGTGCCGAGATCGGGATGACCCAGAATGTCGGCGGATCCGGTGCGACGGTCGCCTGTCATATCTTCAGGAGGGCCTGACTATGACGGTAGCGCGATTCTGGAGGAAGATTCCCCAGCGGTACAATCTCATCGGTACAAAATGCGAAAACTGCAACACGATCTACTTCCCGCCCAGATCCCTCTGCCCGGACTGCCGGCGGGACGGGACGATCGTTGATCATACCTGCTGTGGGAAGGGGACCGTCGTCACCTTCTCGGTGATCCGGACTGCAAGCGATCAGTTCTCGAATATGACGCCGTATGTCCTTGCGATCATCGAGCTTGAGGAGGGGTGCCGCCTCACCTCACAGGTGATCTGTGATCCGACCGAGGTGAGCATCGGGATGAAGGTCAAATCGGTCTTCCGGGTGATCGCCGAGGACGGGCCGTCCGGGATCATCCATTACGGGACGAAGTTCGTCCCGGTTTAATCTTTCTTTTTTCTGATATCATAGACTGCATGCCACTTCCCGGCAGAGTAGGACCGGAGGAACCGTTCGTTGATGGTACTCTCCGGGATGATGGATTGGATCAGATCTCGATACTCTCCTTCCCTCTCCTGGAGTGCATAGAGATGGATCGTCCCGCCCGGCCGGGTGAGGACCGTTGCGGTTTGTAAAAACTGGTGGGCGATAAGAGGGAGATTCATCAGGACCCGGTCGAACCGTTCCCCGAAGATATCTCCGAGCCGTGCGGCATCACCGAGCATCGGGAGGACGTTTCGGGTTCGGTTTCTTGTAAGGTTTTCGATGAGGAGATGGATCGCCCCGGGATTTTTGTCACAGGCG
Proteins encoded in this window:
- a CDS encoding hydroxymethylglutaryl-CoA synthase, with the translated sequence MVGIITYGAYIPRFRVRVEEIARVWGANPAEITGGLGVFEKSVPDLDENTATIAVEAARSALARRKINPVDIGAVYVGSESHPYAVKPTAVTVGEAIGATPVMTAADYEFACKAGTAAIQTCMGLVGSGMIRYGLAVGADIAQGAPGDALEYTAAAGGAAFLIGSENPIAEITQTVSYTSDTPDFWRREGQPYPRHGGRFSGDPGYFKHVLGASRLLFERQGTEAADYDYAVFHQPNAKFPTRAAKMLGFSDEKTKPGLVVPKIGNTYSGASPVGLAATLDIAEPGDRIFVCSYGSGSGSDAFDIRVTDAITTEINRSKAPAVADLISEPRYLDYALYARHKGKIVMQE
- a CDS encoding Zn-ribbon domain-containing OB-fold protein is translated as MTVARFWRKIPQRYNLIGTKCENCNTIYFPPRSLCPDCRRDGTIVDHTCCGKGTVVTFSVIRTASDQFSNMTPYVLAIIELEEGCRLTSQVICDPTEVSIGMKVKSVFRVIAEDGPSGIIHYGTKFVPV
- a CDS encoding thiolase domain-containing protein, with protein sequence MREVAVIGVGCTQFGERWDTSFRELFVEAGTLAIEDAGVGGESIDALYVGNMSAGRFVEQEHIGALIADYAGLTHAGHVPATRVEAACASGGLAFRQAVLAVASGMEDIVVAAGVEKMTDAGDSTDVLSAAADREWEGFAGATFPGLYAMIATDYMHRYPLTRDQLASVAVKNHYHGSMNPIAQFQNEITIDTVLRSTLVADPLRLFDCSPVSDGSAAVVVAPLDRAREFTDAPVAVIGSAQASDTIALHDRRDISTLDASVAAGNRAFAQAGVTRKDIDLIEVHDCFTIAEICAIEDLGFVTKGEAGTFYEEGQAYIGGDLPVNTSGGLKACGHPVGATGIKQVWEIVTQLRGEAGRRQVDGAEIGMTQNVGGSGATVACHIFRRA